A single window of Halomicrobium zhouii DNA harbors:
- the rio1 gene encoding serine/threonine-protein kinase Rio1 — translation MTGDAEFDLLEPEEVEGVGDEWEEIDVSDTDADRIARERDREFSQWRKRIKNTEQFKVEASVFDDATFGALYKLVQDGYIDAFGGPISTGKEANVYTALGGDTARDELGRAESPEVAVKVYRINASDFKDMRGYLDGDPRFEGIGSDKKKVVTAWVRKEFANLKRARAAGVRAPEPLAVERNVLVMEYIATDEGGRAKRLNEVHVENPETAFEVVREYMRRLHRAGLVHGDLSEYNIVFHEGQLVVIDLGQAVTTHHGNAREFLERDCQNIANFFAGEGVDVTADDLYEFVTADEDDDDA, via the coding sequence ATGACCGGCGACGCGGAGTTCGACCTGCTGGAGCCCGAGGAGGTCGAGGGCGTCGGCGACGAGTGGGAAGAGATCGACGTCTCCGACACCGACGCGGACCGCATCGCCCGCGAGCGGGACCGCGAGTTCAGCCAGTGGCGCAAGCGGATCAAGAACACCGAGCAGTTCAAAGTCGAGGCGTCGGTGTTCGACGACGCCACCTTCGGCGCGCTGTACAAGCTCGTCCAGGACGGCTACATCGACGCCTTCGGCGGTCCCATCTCGACCGGCAAGGAGGCCAACGTCTACACCGCGCTGGGCGGCGACACCGCCCGCGACGAACTGGGCCGGGCGGAGTCACCGGAAGTGGCCGTCAAGGTGTACCGCATCAACGCCTCGGATTTCAAGGACATGCGGGGGTACCTCGACGGCGACCCGCGCTTCGAGGGCATCGGCTCGGACAAGAAGAAGGTCGTCACCGCCTGGGTCCGCAAGGAGTTCGCCAACCTCAAGCGAGCGCGCGCGGCGGGCGTCCGGGCGCCGGAACCGCTGGCCGTCGAGCGCAACGTCCTCGTCATGGAGTACATCGCCACCGACGAGGGCGGGCGGGCCAAGCGACTCAACGAGGTCCACGTCGAGAACCCCGAGACGGCCTTCGAGGTGGTCCGCGAGTACATGCGCCGGCTCCACCGCGCCGGCCTCGTCCACGGCGACCTCTCGGAGTACAACATCGTCTTCCACGAGGGCCAGCTGGTCGTCATCGACCTCGGGCAGGCGGTGACGACCCACCACGGCAACGCCCGGGAGTTCCTCGAACGGGACTGTCAGAACATCGCGAACTTCTTCGCCGGCGAAGGCGTCGACGTGACGGCCGACGACCTGTACGAGTTCGTCACCGCCGACGAGGACGACGACGACGCGTAG
- the eif1A gene encoding translation initiation factor eIF-1A: MSDNESRKDLRMPDEDEVFAVVTNMLGANRVEVRCMDGTERTARIPGKMQKRIWIREDDVVLVEPWDWQDEKADITWRYEKQEADQLREEGHIQE, encoded by the coding sequence ATGAGCGACAACGAGAGCAGGAAAGATCTCCGCATGCCGGACGAGGACGAGGTGTTCGCCGTCGTGACGAACATGCTGGGAGCCAACCGCGTCGAGGTCCGGTGTATGGACGGGACCGAGCGGACTGCTCGCATCCCTGGCAAGATGCAAAAGCGGATCTGGATCCGCGAAGACGACGTCGTCCTCGTCGAGCCCTGGGACTGGCAGGACGAGAAGGCCGACATCACGTGGCGCTACGAGAAGCAGGAGGCAGACCAGTTACGCGAGGAGGGACACATCCAGGAGTAG
- a CDS encoding SCP2 sterol-binding domain-containing protein encodes MTPTLPDEADAWVRAWRDRLNDSEEFVDAAGEFEAAILFVVQPDESYDGDPVRMLVDVADGECVTAAAVAVDADRQYDYALRGPYAAWKALLRDELDTAEAVMGGPFDVEGDTLALMSHRKAFLAMVATARDVDVEFAH; translated from the coding sequence ATGACGCCGACGTTGCCCGACGAGGCCGACGCGTGGGTTCGCGCCTGGCGCGACCGGCTGAACGACTCGGAGGAGTTCGTCGACGCCGCTGGGGAGTTCGAGGCGGCGATACTGTTCGTCGTCCAGCCTGACGAGAGTTACGACGGCGACCCGGTCCGCATGCTCGTCGACGTGGCCGACGGCGAGTGCGTGACCGCGGCGGCAGTCGCTGTCGACGCCGACAGGCAGTACGACTACGCGCTCCGGGGCCCTTACGCGGCCTGGAAGGCGCTCCTGCGGGACGAACTCGACACCGCCGAGGCGGTGATGGGCGGCCCCTTCGACGTCGAGGGCGACACCCTGGCGCTGATGAGCCACCGGAAGGCCTTCCTCGCGATGGTCGCGACGGCCCGCGACGTGGACGTCGAGTTCGCCCACTAG
- a CDS encoding DUF7470 family protein, giving the protein MLDKLGMAGILGVLVMLAGIAIVAWQNLFLAAGLAFVVAGIGLIVYGMVTNLLSAFGLGGGGMGGMGGGLQ; this is encoded by the coding sequence ATGCTCGACAAACTCGGGATGGCCGGCATCCTCGGTGTGCTCGTCATGCTGGCCGGAATCGCCATCGTCGCCTGGCAGAACCTCTTCCTGGCCGCCGGCCTCGCCTTCGTCGTGGCCGGCATCGGACTCATCGTCTACGGCATGGTCACGAACCTCCTCTCCGCGTTCGGCCTCGGCGGCGGTGGGATGGGCGGGATGGGCGGCGGTCTGCAGTAG
- a CDS encoding DUF460 domain-containing protein, with protein MNTRTGALDAVVFGVDVQSGDVRGDAPSYALVVFDGRETGVSRARQDGERSDGGEEVERDVVSHRKLRRRIESEEPAIVATDNMYELAEDKDSLVHFLGELPDETKLVQVTGAERPEPLSRVASRHGVPYAKEPMKEAEAAARLAAANVGQEVSAFTNTTEVKVSRGRSTGGGGGWSEDRFTRRIHGSVKRRAREVESELEGAGLDYEKDVTEKYGGFSQAIFTVSARPQDIPVSRERAGDTRIEIERERRDGIEFRPLAKRRDHVVVGVDPGTTTAAAVVGLDGSVLDVFSSRTVDAADVTEWIVEQGRPIIVAADVTPMPETVEKLRRSFDAAGWTPQSDLPVDEKQHRTRDEGYDNDHQRDAMAAALSAYDAHEDQFERIARKVPPRVDTGEVTARVVAGEESVETVLADLGEDGDGDGGHDGADGSEDHQPRELTEEEQTIKELRKQVERLQDHAESLEDTIAEKDDELAEKEEALSQARSDERIEVRRDSEVTRLRRKTERLEYELEEERERNENLEGKLDRLKALWKLDHSNFADVSEKKQGLTSVKVVDQFTTGAIREADESIGLIEDDIVLLRDASGAGRSTAQKLADVDPKLVLRTGGLSDVADTILFEHGIPVAPAEMVTVQEVDELAVAREEEVEAAIADWEERAEERRRDRNAEMVDRLISEHRAGERGQSD; from the coding sequence GTGAACACGCGCACGGGAGCGCTGGACGCGGTCGTCTTCGGGGTGGACGTCCAGAGCGGTGACGTCCGCGGCGACGCCCCCTCCTACGCGCTCGTCGTCTTCGACGGTCGGGAGACGGGAGTCTCCCGAGCACGTCAGGACGGGGAGCGTTCTGACGGCGGGGAGGAGGTGGAACGGGACGTCGTCAGCCACCGCAAACTCCGGCGGCGCATCGAGAGCGAGGAGCCGGCCATCGTCGCGACGGACAACATGTACGAACTCGCCGAGGACAAGGACTCGCTGGTCCACTTCCTCGGCGAGCTGCCGGACGAGACGAAACTCGTCCAGGTGACCGGAGCGGAGCGACCGGAGCCACTCTCCAGGGTCGCCTCGCGCCACGGGGTCCCCTACGCCAAGGAACCGATGAAAGAGGCCGAGGCGGCGGCCAGGCTCGCGGCGGCCAACGTCGGCCAGGAGGTGTCGGCCTTTACGAACACGACGGAGGTGAAGGTCTCGCGCGGGCGCTCCACGGGTGGCGGTGGCGGCTGGTCTGAGGACCGGTTCACCCGCCGGATCCACGGCTCGGTCAAGCGCCGGGCCCGCGAGGTCGAGTCCGAGCTGGAGGGCGCCGGTCTGGACTACGAGAAGGACGTCACCGAAAAGTACGGCGGGTTCTCGCAGGCAATCTTCACAGTCTCTGCCCGACCCCAGGACATCCCCGTCTCCAGGGAGCGGGCGGGCGACACGCGCATCGAAATCGAGCGCGAGCGCCGCGACGGCATCGAGTTCCGACCGCTCGCGAAACGGCGGGACCACGTCGTGGTGGGGGTCGACCCCGGGACGACGACAGCCGCCGCAGTGGTGGGCCTCGACGGCTCCGTGCTGGACGTCTTCTCCTCGCGGACCGTCGACGCCGCCGACGTCACCGAGTGGATCGTCGAGCAGGGGCGACCGATCATCGTCGCCGCGGACGTGACGCCGATGCCCGAGACCGTCGAGAAGCTCCGCCGGTCGTTCGACGCGGCGGGGTGGACGCCGCAGTCCGACCTGCCGGTCGACGAGAAACAGCACCGGACCCGGGACGAGGGGTACGACAACGACCACCAGCGGGACGCGATGGCGGCAGCGCTGTCGGCCTACGACGCCCACGAGGACCAGTTCGAGCGCATCGCGCGGAAAGTACCGCCGCGCGTCGACACCGGCGAGGTGACCGCCAGAGTCGTCGCCGGCGAGGAGTCCGTCGAGACCGTGCTGGCGGACCTCGGTGAGGACGGCGACGGTGACGGTGGTCACGACGGAGCAGACGGGAGCGAGGACCACCAGCCACGCGAACTCACCGAAGAAGAGCAGACGATCAAGGAGCTACGGAAACAGGTCGAGCGCCTCCAGGACCACGCCGAGTCGCTGGAGGACACCATCGCGGAGAAAGACGACGAGCTGGCCGAGAAAGAAGAGGCGCTCTCCCAGGCACGCAGCGACGAGCGCATCGAGGTCCGGCGGGACAGCGAGGTGACGAGACTCCGGCGGAAGACCGAGCGCCTGGAGTACGAACTCGAGGAGGAACGGGAGCGCAACGAGAACCTGGAGGGGAAACTCGACCGGCTCAAGGCGCTGTGGAAGCTCGACCACTCGAACTTCGCCGACGTCTCCGAGAAGAAGCAGGGCCTCACGTCGGTGAAGGTGGTCGACCAGTTCACCACGGGCGCCATCCGCGAGGCCGACGAGAGCATCGGGCTCATCGAGGACGACATCGTCCTCCTCAGGGACGCCTCGGGCGCCGGCCGAAGCACTGCCCAGAAACTGGCCGACGTGGACCCCAAGCTCGTCCTCCGGACCGGCGGGCTCTCGGACGTGGCGGACACTATCCTCTTCGAACACGGAATTCCCGTCGCCCCCGCCGAGATGGTCACCGTCCAGGAGGTGGACGAACTCGCCGTCGCCCGCGAGGAGGAAGTCGAGGCCGCCATCGCGGACTGGGAGGAACGCGCCGAGGAACGCCGGCGGGACCGCAACGCCGAGATGGTCGACCGGCTGATCTCCGAGCACCGGGCTGGTGAGAGAGGGCAGAGCGACTAG
- a CDS encoding VOC family protein: MDVAHVALWVSDVDRAIEFYEALGLERTWSFEMDGVENIYLGDEHGELQLKHDPDRTTPIAPGRADVDHVALTVDDLDATVERAVEAGGTVVTDPLTVEAADAYVAFVEDPEGYTLEFIESL; the protein is encoded by the coding sequence ATGGACGTCGCACACGTCGCGCTGTGGGTATCGGACGTCGACCGGGCGATCGAGTTCTACGAGGCCCTCGGCCTCGAACGCACCTGGTCCTTCGAGATGGACGGCGTCGAGAATATCTACCTCGGCGACGAACACGGCGAACTGCAGCTCAAACACGACCCGGACCGGACGACGCCCATCGCGCCGGGCCGGGCCGACGTCGACCACGTCGCCCTGACCGTCGACGACCTCGACGCGACCGTCGAGCGAGCGGTCGAGGCCGGCGGCACCGTCGTCACGGATCCCCTCACCGTCGAAGCGGCGGACGCCTACGTCGCGTTCGTCGAGGACCCCGAGGGGTACACGCTGGAGTTCATCGAGTCGCTATAG
- a CDS encoding aldo/keto reductase, producing MEYTTLGSTGMEVSKICLGCMSFGSGDEWMLDEDDSRELIERAIDLGINFFDTANVYSSGESEEILGNVLADYDRDEQVVATKVRWPGAKEHRNAEGLSRKTIEQELAHSLDRLGMDTVDLYQIHRWDYDTPIETTLRALDDAVRRGQVRHLGASSMYAHQFQRALHVSDRENLARFEAMQDLHHLTYREEEREMYPVCDRENVGVLPWSPLGAGYLTRPHEEFSATTRGEHEIDYGTPYHEGPGSEEINERVQELAADKGVTMAQIAMAWQFQHDAVTAPILGTSSIEHLEEAVEALDIDLSASDVEYLEEPYHPVPVYGHE from the coding sequence ATGGAGTACACGACCCTCGGTTCGACCGGGATGGAGGTCTCGAAGATCTGTCTGGGCTGCATGAGCTTCGGGAGCGGCGACGAGTGGATGCTCGACGAAGACGACTCGCGGGAACTCATCGAGCGCGCGATCGACCTCGGAATCAACTTCTTCGACACGGCGAACGTCTACTCGTCGGGCGAATCCGAGGAGATCCTCGGGAACGTGCTGGCCGACTACGACCGGGACGAGCAGGTCGTCGCGACGAAGGTCCGCTGGCCCGGTGCGAAAGAACATCGCAACGCCGAGGGGCTGTCGCGGAAGACCATCGAACAGGAACTCGCCCACTCGCTGGACCGGCTGGGAATGGACACCGTCGACCTCTACCAGATCCACCGCTGGGACTACGACACGCCCATCGAGACGACGCTGCGGGCGCTGGACGACGCGGTCCGCCGGGGGCAGGTCCGGCACCTCGGCGCGTCGTCGATGTACGCCCACCAGTTCCAGCGCGCGCTACACGTCAGCGACCGCGAGAACCTCGCGCGCTTCGAGGCGATGCAGGACCTCCACCACCTCACCTACCGCGAGGAGGAACGCGAGATGTACCCGGTCTGCGACCGCGAGAACGTCGGCGTCCTGCCGTGGAGTCCGCTCGGGGCGGGCTACCTCACCCGGCCACACGAGGAGTTCAGCGCCACCACGCGGGGCGAACACGAGATCGACTACGGCACCCCGTATCACGAGGGCCCCGGCAGCGAAGAGATAAACGAGCGCGTCCAGGAACTGGCCGCCGACAAGGGAGTTACGATGGCCCAGATCGCGATGGCCTGGCAGTTCCAGCACGACGCCGTCACCGCGCCCATCCTCGGGACCTCGAGCATCGAACACCTCGAGGAGGCCGTCGAAGCGCTCGATATCGACCTCTCGGCCTCGGACGTCGAGTACCTCGAAGAGCCCTACCACCCGGTGCCGGTCTACGGCCACGAGTAG
- a CDS encoding SDR family NAD(P)-dependent oxidoreductase, whose amino-acid sequence MSDADDAVVLVTGGTSGIGRETVRGLADRGATVLVHGRDRGRGERVCEMVRERTPGAATFYPADFADFDQVRTLAGAVADDHDRLDALVNNAGTWQDERRLTDAVGDRSDGSRVRIELTVAVNHCAHFLLTHRLFPLLDAADGRVVTVSSDLHRRASFDLDALTGPDGPTGRDAYALSKLANVLFTFGLARRAAAAGVTSNACHPGVVPSSRLARDSSGLSSLVWKAFGALGARIPIGPVVDEREAARTSVYLAASDDVAGTTGQYFADREPRSAAPSASDRERQDALWEWTADATDVDARLPGVPHSSSG is encoded by the coding sequence ATGTCCGACGCGGACGACGCCGTCGTGTTGGTGACTGGGGGAACGAGCGGCATCGGCCGCGAGACGGTTCGCGGGCTGGCGGATCGGGGTGCGACCGTCCTCGTCCACGGACGCGACCGCGGCCGGGGTGAGCGCGTCTGTGAGATGGTCCGCGAACGCACGCCGGGTGCGGCCACCTTCTACCCGGCCGACTTCGCTGACTTCGACCAGGTGCGAACCCTCGCTGGCGCGGTTGCCGACGACCACGACCGACTCGACGCGCTCGTCAACAACGCGGGGACCTGGCAGGACGAGCGACGTCTCACGGACGCAGTCGGTGACCGCTCCGATGGGTCACGAGTCAGGATAGAACTGACCGTCGCGGTGAACCACTGCGCCCACTTTTTGCTCACCCACCGTCTCTTCCCGCTCCTCGACGCCGCGGACGGGCGCGTGGTCACGGTTTCGTCGGACCTCCACCGGCGAGCCTCCTTCGACCTGGACGCTCTCACCGGACCGGACGGGCCGACCGGGCGCGACGCCTACGCGCTCTCGAAACTGGCGAACGTGCTGTTCACGTTCGGCCTGGCGCGTCGCGCAGCGGCCGCGGGTGTCACGTCGAACGCGTGCCACCCCGGGGTGGTCCCGTCCAGCCGCCTCGCCCGGGATTCGAGCGGCCTGTCCTCGCTCGTCTGGAAGGCATTCGGCGCTCTCGGTGCGAGGATCCCGATCGGCCCGGTCGTCGACGAACGCGAGGCAGCGCGGACCTCAGTCTACCTGGCGGCGTCGGACGACGTCGCCGGGACGACCGGCCAGTACTTCGCCGACCGTGAGCCCCGGTCGGCGGCGCCGAGCGCGTCAGACCGCGAGCGACAGGACGCGCTCTGGGAGTGGACTGCCGACGCCACCGACGTCGACGCCCGGCTACCGGGGGTCCCTCACTCCTCGTCGGGGTAG
- the rnz gene encoding ribonuclease Z has protein sequence MRVTFLGTSGAVPTTERNTSAVFVNREGDQLLFDCGEGTQRQMMRYNTGFAVEHVFVTHLHGDHILGLPGLVQTWDFNDREEPLAIHAPTGTRSQIEDLIHVGGNDPAFPVRIHQVSPGDVVVDREEYEVRAIRTEHRCNSVGYAVVEDDRKGRFDREKAENELGISPGPAYSKLHRGESVELDDGRVVEPEEVVGPARPGRTLVYTGDTEPTDAVAAASEDADLLIHDATFAEDRRDRAQATAHSTAKQAAEVAQRAGAKRLALTHVSTRYGGDPSPLAHEAADAFEGESFVAQDGQKLRVPYPDEE, from the coding sequence ATGCGGGTAACGTTTCTCGGGACCAGCGGCGCCGTGCCCACGACCGAGCGCAACACGAGCGCCGTCTTCGTCAACCGGGAAGGGGACCAGCTGCTGTTCGACTGCGGCGAGGGGACCCAGCGCCAGATGATGCGGTACAACACCGGCTTCGCGGTCGAGCACGTCTTCGTCACCCACCTCCACGGCGACCACATCCTGGGCCTTCCGGGCCTGGTCCAGACGTGGGACTTCAACGACCGAGAGGAGCCCCTGGCCATCCACGCCCCCACGGGCACTCGCAGCCAGATCGAAGACCTGATCCACGTCGGCGGGAACGACCCCGCGTTTCCAGTGCGAATCCACCAGGTCTCGCCCGGCGACGTCGTCGTCGACCGTGAGGAGTACGAGGTCCGCGCGATCAGGACCGAGCACCGCTGCAACTCCGTGGGCTACGCCGTCGTCGAGGACGACCGGAAGGGCCGGTTCGACCGCGAGAAGGCGGAGAACGAACTGGGCATCTCGCCTGGTCCCGCCTACTCCAAGCTCCACCGCGGCGAGTCCGTCGAACTCGACGACGGCCGCGTCGTCGAACCCGAGGAGGTCGTCGGCCCGGCCAGGCCTGGTCGTACCCTCGTGTACACCGGCGACACGGAGCCCACCGACGCCGTGGCCGCGGCCAGCGAGGACGCCGACCTCTTGATCCACGACGCTACCTTCGCCGAAGACCGCCGGGACCGGGCGCAGGCGACGGCGCACTCCACGGCGAAGCAGGCCGCCGAGGTGGCCCAGCGAGCGGGGGCCAAACGCCTCGCGCTCACGCACGTCTCGACGCGCTACGGCGGGGACCCGTCGCCACTTGCCCACGAGGCCGCCGATGCGTTCGAGGGCGAGAGCTTCGTCGCCCAGGACGGCCAGAAACTCCGGGTGCCCTACCCCGACGAGGAGTGA